The Martelella endophytica genome contains the following window.
CTTTAACGCCGGAGATACTACCGCGCGAGGCGAAATGCAAAGGCGTGTGGCCTCAAAACTGGGCTCTCACTATCATATTTTCGCGACGCGGCGCCAGCTATAGCCGCCGGGCGCATTTGCCGCGCGGGCAGCTGGCTGATAGTGATGGTTCACCGTCGGCAGCCGCTTTTCCTGCAGTCTGCGGATCGCGGTCGGGTTCGTCACCGCAAAACTGTCGAAACCGGTTCGAAGCATCAGCACCAGCGGATCGATCAGCACGTCGCCGACAGCCCGGAGCTCGCCGGTATAGCCCAGCCTCTCGCGCAAAAGCGTCGCCTGCGAGAAGGCCCGCCCATCGCTGAAAGCCGGAAACGTCAGCGCTATGATCTCTATACGATCAAGCAGCGGCTCGAGTTTCAGCGGATCGTCGAACGGGCCGAGCAGGACGCCGGCTCTTTCATTGCCCGGCAAACCGCTCTCAATCACTTCGGCGAAGGGGACAAGCCGACGTTCGCCCTCACTTGCCGTGCGGTCCTCGCTCTCGATCACCCAGGGATCGTCCTCGACAAAACCGGTTTCCTTCCAGATCGCAGTCATGGTCTCGTTCCTCACGCGGCCTTGGCCTTTTCGGGGTAAAGCGCATCCTTGAACGGTTGCGCGCCGAGGCGGCGATAGGCCTCGATGAATGTCTCGCCCTTGCCCGAGCGAAGCGAAAGATAGGTATCGACGATCGTCTCGACCGCATCCGTCACCTTCTCCGGCTCGAAGCCGCGACCGACAATCTCACCGATCGAGGTATTCTCGTCTGCCGAGCCGCCGAGGGTGATCTGGTAGAGTTCGGCACCCTTCTTCTCTACACCCAGAAGGCCGATATGGCCGACATGGTGGTGACCACAGGCATTGATGCAGCCCGAGATCTTGATCTTCAGCTCGCCAATTTCCGCCTGCCGCGCCGGATCGCCGAAACGGGTGGAAAGCGCCTGCGCCACCGGAATCGAGCGGGCATTGGCGAGCGCGCAATAGTCGAGCCCGGGACAGGCAATGATATCGGTGATCAGCCCGGCATTGCCGGTTTCGAGCCCGGCATCCTTCAGCGCGGCGTAGACGGCCGGCAGATCGGCACGGGCGACATGCGGCAGGACCAGATTCTGCTCGTGGCTAACGCGGATTTCGTCAAAGCCGTAACGCTCGGCAATATCGGCAACCGCCTCCATCTGGGCATCCGTCGCATCGCCCGGTATGCCGCCAATCGGCTTCAGCGAGATCGTCACCATCGCATAGTCGTTGCGCTTGTGGGCGACGGTGTTGCGGGTGAGCCATTCGATATAGTCGGCATTGGCCGTGTCGAACCGGTCCCGCTCGCGTGCCGGCAGTTCCGGCGGCGCAAAATAGGCGCGGATTGCCTCGATGTCACCCTCCGGCAGCTTCAGCTCGCCATCCTTCACCGCCTCGAACTCATGCTCGATCGACGCCTTCAGTTCCTCGATGCCGGTCTCGTGCACCAGGATCTTGATGCGGGCCTTGTACTTGTTATCACGACGTCCGTTCAGATTGTAGACGCGCAGGATCGCC
Protein-coding sequences here:
- a CDS encoding DUF934 domain-containing protein — protein: MTAIWKETGFVEDDPWVIESEDRTASEGERRLVPFAEVIESGLPGNERAGVLLGPFDDPLKLEPLLDRIEIIALTFPAFSDGRAFSQATLLRERLGYTGELRAVGDVLIDPLVLMLRTGFDSFAVTNPTAIRRLQEKRLPTVNHHYQPAARAANAPGGYSWRRVAKI
- a CDS encoding nitrite/sulfite reductase, with the translated sequence MYRYDEFDRDFVKERVAQFSDQVARRLSGEITEDAFKPLRLMNGVYLQLHAYMLRIAVPYGTMNARQMRMLAHVARKYDRGYGHFTTRQNIQFNWPKLEDIPAILTDLASVEMHAIQTSGNCIRNVTADHFSGAAADEVADPRPYAEILRQWSSIHPEFSFLPRKFKIAVTGAERDRAAIQVHDIGLHLKRNEAGELGFAVYVGGGQGRTPMIAKKVRDFLPEEDLLTYATAILRVYNLNGRRDNKYKARIKILVHETGIEELKASIEHEFEAVKDGELKLPEGDIEAIRAYFAPPELPARERDRFDTANADYIEWLTRNTVAHKRNDYAMVTISLKPIGGIPGDATDAQMEAVADIAERYGFDEIRVSHEQNLVLPHVARADLPAVYAALKDAGLETGNAGLITDIIACPGLDYCALANARSIPVAQALSTRFGDPARQAEIGELKIKISGCINACGHHHVGHIGLLGVEKKGAELYQITLGGSADENTSIGEIVGRGFEPEKVTDAVETIVDTYLSLRSGKGETFIEAYRRLGAQPFKDALYPEKAKAA